The nucleotide window AGCAGGTCGGTCGAGAACACGCGGACCCCGCCCCGGCCGGTCGCCGGGTGCACCCCCTCCTCATCGACCGCGACCGGACCCGAGCCGCCCAGAACCCGGGCCGCCGTCGGCGCGGCCAGGTCCGCATCGAGCACGCCGACGCGAAGTCCTCGTTCCCCGAGGGCGAGCGCGAGGCCTGCGGTGACGTAGGTCTTCCCCACGCCGCCCTTCCCGCTCATGACCCCCACCAACCGCCTCACGCGAGCGAGCCGCTCCTCGATCCGCTGCTGTTGCCGACCAACCTGCGGGCCGATTGCGGAGGCGTCGGAGCCGGTGACCTCGTGGTAGGTGCGGAACTTCACAGGTCCCACCCGGCGCGGGCGAGCATCCAGAGGTTGATCATCACCACGACGATCGCGGTGAGGTAGAACGCCGGGACGACTCGCTCCTCGGCGCCCGCGAAGAAGGCACCGTTGATGAGCGCGGGCAGGCGCAGGCTGTGCAGCAGCCAGACGGCGCGCGCGAACCAGGGGTTATGCCAGCGGAGGAGGCCGTACACCACGACGGCGGTCACCCCGGCGGCGACCAGCAGCCAGAGCAACGGCGGGCCGAACCGGGTGGGAAGCATCCCCTGACGCCACATGACGTACGCCGTGGCCTCGTAGAGGATCGCGACGTGCAGATAGACGAACGCCGCCTGACGGAACTTGGCTTCTCGCATGCGTCCCGGTACAGGGTAACCCGGGACCGGCGAATCTGGAACCGGTATCCGCATCACGTCTCCGATATACGGGTGCCACTGGCGCATCCCCACGTACACCGGGATGCCGCCGAAGGCGATCGCAAGCGCCTCGGCCTGGGCCTTGGTGCATTCGGGAAGCGGGGAGCGGCGCCCGATCGCGGCGTAACGGTGCCGCTACTGCGGGGACACCGGGACGACCACCCTGACGCTCACATCCAGCCCTTGACGAGCAGCGCTTCCCGCTCAACGGGCGCCCGCCGGCGCAGGATTTCCTCCGCCCGCTGCCTCGGCGTCGGGGAGAGGCCCTCGCCGATCATGGCTCCGAGAGGAACGCGCGCCAGGCGACGCGGTGCTCGCGGAGGAGGTAGCCGAGCATGGCCAGCGCCGCCAGCAGGTTCGCCGCCAGGATCGTCCACCAGGCGAATGCCTCCAGGAGCCAGTGGGCGAGAACCGCGATCATCGCAATGGAGAATACTTCGAAACAGACGAACAGCATGACGAACGCGAACAGGAGCCGCGGCTCTCGATCCGCCAGCGCCAGAAGCCCGGCCGCCAGCCAGCCGAAGACCACGAAGGCCGCCCCGTGGACGAGAGTGTATTTCAGGATCAGCGGCAGCGAGATGGTGAGCGCCGCGGGATCGCGCAGCCCCTCGAGGACTACCGCGCCCAGGAGCGCCGGCGTCCTCAGCGGCGCGCCGGTCGCGATGTCGTAGAGCAGGAACCACACGGCCACCGCGGCAGCGCCCAGCCCGCCAGCCACGAGGCCCTCTCGAGCCACGCGGCTCCGGGGACCCAGCAGCGCCCGCCCCAGGGCGCGGTGCCCCACGAAGAGGTAGGCGAGCATCCCTCCGGCCGCCAGCGCGTTGGCGAGGAGGATGGCCCACCAGGCCACGTCGTCGAGCACGGGACGCGCCAGCCACACGACGACGGCGAGGAAGACCACCTCGAAGCAGAACACCGCGATGACGAGGATGAGGAGACGCGCCGGCTGGTGCTGCGCGGAGGCGATCAGGAAGGCAATGAGGATCCCGACGAGGGCGAAGACGACGCCGTGGAGCACGGTGTACTGGACCACCAGGCCGGGGGAGACGGGGACGGCCTGCGGGTTCTGGACGCCCTGGAGGGCGGCGCTCCCGAGGAGCGCCGGCGTCCGGAATGGGGCGCCGCGTGCCGCGTCGTAGATGAGGAACCAGACGGCGACCAAAGTCGCCCCGATGAGCCCGGCGATGACGCCTTCGCGGAGGTGACGAGGGGGAGCGGTCATGGTCGTCCTCTTTGTCGAACGGTCCCGAGCCTCACCGACTTGTACCACCGTCACCCCCGCGAGGGCAACCCGGAGCGTTCAGGCGCTCCGGAGATCCAGCAGGAGTCGCCCGTAGGTGTTGTAGAGCCCGATCACGATGAACCCGCCGGGTCGGAGGACCCGCCAGAGGTCCTGAAACCCTCCCAACGCGTTGGCGGTGTGGTGCAGACTCCGAGACCAACGCGGCGGCGCGCATCCGTTACCTCACCGCCGAGCCCGACCCCGTCGTCGTGGGCTACAACGAGGCGGAGTGGGCCCGGCGCTTCGACTACCACGGCCACCCGCTCGAGCCCGCTCTCGCCGTGGTCGAGGCCGTCCGGGCCAATACCGT belongs to Candidatus Methylomirabilota bacterium and includes:
- a CDS encoding P-loop NTPase, which translates into the protein MGPVKFRTYHEVTGSDASAIGPQVGRQQQRIEERLARVRRLVGVMSGKGGVGKTYVTAGLALALGERGLRVGVLDADLAAPTAARVLGGSGPVAVDEEGVHPATGRGGVRVFSTDLL